A window from Hymenobacter volaticus encodes these proteins:
- a CDS encoding bifunctional UDP-N-acetylmuramoyl-tripeptide:D-alanyl-D-alanine ligase/alanine racemase — MHHLLLDSRRVGQAAGSLFFALRGPQHNGHLYLPELYQRGVRLFVIDSQQEVPNGLAAYPEAEFLLVDDALTALQTIAAEHRRHFRLPVLGVTGSNGKTIVKEWLAQLLAPDELVCKSPRSYNSQVGVPLSVWELNATHTLGIFEAGISERGEMARLARVIQPTLGLFTNIGTAHDAGFTNHLEKVEEKMQLFLGVDTLFYCLDHELIHEVVRRHLPEHRTFTWSRQQLHQAHVAVTVAEASADRTVVRVHLARPLPQEHTFTLPFADEPSVENALHALSVLLWRQVPAAEIQHRLDRLHPVAMRLEMKQALNDCYVLDDTYNNDLAGLNLALDALARQPRRGRRTLILSDVLESGLAGADLYARVAAQLATHGVERLVGIGSEIQQHQVAFQAVQTAFYDTTDDFLRSFQPETFRQETILVKGARRFGFERIVTAFQQKIHGTVLEVNLEALVQNLNFYRSRIQPGTKLMVMVKAFAYGSGSYEVANLLQFHRADYLAVAYTDEGVDLRQNGISLPIMVMNPSPDAFQMLRQYHLEPEIYSFERLHDYLAAAHQHPLPAIHLKLDTGMRRLGFAESDLPELCALLRENAAHLRVASALTHLAGADEEQHNNFSQQQLAAFQRMTPQLEETLGYPILKHALNSAGILRFPEAQLDMVRLGIGLYGVEATGREQQALQPVSSLRTTISQVKTLPPGETVGYGRRGEAVDYERRIATLAIGYADGYDRRFSNGAGEVVVRGQRAPIIGNVCMDMCMIDVTHIAAAQAGDTAEIFGSQLPLSELAKRIGTIPYELLTNVSERVKRVFFAE, encoded by the coding sequence TTGCACCACCTGTTGCTCGATAGCCGCCGCGTCGGGCAGGCCGCGGGTAGCTTGTTTTTCGCGTTGCGCGGGCCCCAGCACAATGGCCACCTGTACCTGCCCGAACTATACCAGCGAGGGGTACGACTGTTTGTGATAGACAGCCAACAGGAAGTGCCGAACGGTTTGGCCGCGTATCCCGAAGCGGAATTTTTGCTTGTTGATGATGCTTTGACGGCGCTGCAAACTATAGCCGCCGAGCATCGACGCCATTTTCGTTTGCCAGTGCTCGGTGTTACGGGTTCCAACGGCAAAACCATTGTAAAAGAATGGCTGGCGCAGTTGCTGGCGCCCGACGAGCTAGTTTGCAAGAGTCCGCGCTCCTACAACTCGCAGGTAGGCGTCCCGCTGAGCGTATGGGAACTGAATGCTACGCATACGCTAGGCATTTTTGAAGCGGGTATCTCGGAGCGCGGCGAAATGGCTCGTCTTGCCCGCGTGATACAGCCTACGTTGGGGTTGTTCACTAATATCGGCACCGCCCACGACGCTGGCTTTACCAACCACCTAGAAAAAGTCGAGGAGAAAATGCAGCTCTTTCTTGGCGTAGATACGCTGTTCTACTGCCTCGATCATGAGCTGATTCACGAAGTTGTGCGGCGCCACTTGCCCGAGCATCGCACGTTCACGTGGAGTAGGCAGCAACTGCACCAGGCGCACGTGGCCGTAACGGTAGCCGAAGCCTCTGCCGACCGCACCGTGGTGCGTGTACATCTAGCTCGCCCACTGCCGCAGGAACACACCTTCACGCTGCCGTTCGCCGACGAGCCCTCGGTGGAAAATGCGCTGCACGCCTTGTCGGTATTACTATGGCGCCAAGTGCCCGCGGCCGAAATCCAGCACCGCCTCGACCGGCTTCATCCCGTAGCCATGCGCCTGGAAATGAAGCAGGCCCTCAACGACTGCTACGTTCTCGACGACACCTATAACAACGACCTCGCGGGTCTCAACCTCGCCCTCGACGCTCTGGCCCGCCAGCCCCGGCGCGGCCGCCGCACCCTTATTCTCAGCGACGTGCTAGAATCCGGCCTTGCTGGCGCCGACCTCTACGCCCGCGTAGCCGCGCAGTTAGCTACGCACGGCGTCGAGCGGCTGGTAGGAATTGGCTCCGAAATTCAACAGCACCAAGTGGCTTTCCAAGCAGTACAAACTGCCTTCTACGATACCACTGACGATTTTCTGCGTAGCTTTCAACCCGAAACATTCCGGCAGGAAACCATTCTGGTGAAAGGGGCGCGCCGGTTTGGGTTCGAGCGGATTGTAACTGCCTTTCAACAGAAAATTCACGGCACGGTGCTGGAAGTGAACCTAGAGGCCCTGGTTCAGAACCTTAATTTCTACCGCAGCCGCATTCAGCCGGGTACCAAACTCATGGTGATGGTGAAGGCATTTGCCTACGGCAGCGGTTCCTACGAAGTAGCCAACCTGCTGCAGTTCCACCGCGCCGACTACCTCGCCGTGGCCTACACCGATGAAGGCGTAGACCTGCGCCAGAACGGTATTAGCTTGCCCATCATGGTGATGAACCCCTCGCCCGATGCGTTCCAGATGCTGCGCCAATACCATCTAGAGCCCGAAATCTATTCCTTCGAGCGGCTCCACGATTACCTTGCAGCCGCTCATCAGCACCCATTGCCTGCCATCCACCTCAAGCTCGATACGGGCATGCGCCGCTTGGGCTTTGCCGAATCCGATTTGCCGGAACTGTGCGCGCTGCTGCGCGAAAACGCCGCTCACTTGCGCGTTGCCAGTGCCCTCACCCACTTAGCCGGTGCCGACGAAGAGCAGCATAACAACTTCTCGCAGCAGCAGCTAGCCGCTTTCCAGCGCATGACGCCGCAACTGGAAGAAACTCTTGGTTATCCTATTCTCAAGCACGCGCTCAATTCCGCTGGCATTCTGCGGTTCCCGGAAGCGCAACTTGATATGGTGCGCTTAGGGATTGGGCTCTACGGCGTGGAAGCCACTGGGCGCGAGCAACAGGCTTTACAGCCCGTAAGCTCTCTTCGCACTACTATCTCGCAGGTAAAAACATTGCCGCCCGGCGAAACTGTCGGCTATGGTCGGCGCGGCGAAGCTGTTGATTACGAACGGCGCATTGCCACCCTGGCTATCGGTTATGCTGATGGCTATGATCGGCGCTTCAGCAATGGTGCAGGCGAGGTGGTAGTGCGAGGGCAGCGCGCGCCTATCATCGGCAATGTGTGCATGGATATGTGCATGATCGATGTAACCCATATTGCCGCAGCGCAAGCTGGCGACACGGCTGAGATTTTCGGCTCGCAGTTGCCGCTGTCGGAGCTAGCAAAGCGCATTGGCACCATCCCATACGAGCTGTTAACCAACGTGAGTGAACGAGTGAAGCGAGTATTTTTTGCAGAATAG
- a CDS encoding alpha/beta hydrolase family protein: protein MLTVPAGPGPFPAVVLVSDTGPHDRNATAGEYQPMGALADHLTRRGVAVLRFDDRGVGASAGDLTNASIADLTTDIQAGMNFLRTRPEIDVTRIGLIGHGEGGNVALLAAAQPLPPAFVVALAAYGLPGNTIILQQQKALLRAIGVQEPEVVAFSKYQQEMQEVVRQTPDSKKAREALVKLMRQNDASLDTTTAKNRAAELTSFRYRYFLDFNPVTRLSEVKCPVLLLNGTVDQNVAADANLSALAKALGTNRDVTSKKLPGVNHQFQGDPAEWALVNGQPRETFSAAALELIRSWIAVRAQVK from the coding sequence ATGCTTACGGTTCCTGCCGGTCCGGGACCTTTTCCAGCCGTCGTGCTGGTATCGGATACGGGGCCTCACGACCGGAATGCCACTGCCGGCGAATATCAGCCTATGGGCGCATTGGCCGACCACCTCACTCGGCGCGGCGTAGCCGTGTTGCGCTTCGACGACCGGGGTGTAGGAGCTTCCGCCGGCGACCTGACCAATGCCAGCATTGCTGATTTAACAACCGATATACAAGCCGGAATGAACTTCCTGCGTACCCGCCCCGAAATCGACGTAACGCGTATTGGGCTGATTGGGCATGGAGAAGGGGGGAATGTAGCGTTGCTGGCTGCTGCTCAGCCATTGCCTCCTGCGTTTGTAGTAGCTCTAGCTGCATACGGTCTGCCCGGCAATACTATTATTTTGCAACAGCAAAAGGCCTTGCTCCGCGCTATTGGTGTTCAAGAGCCTGAGGTAGTTGCATTCAGTAAGTATCAGCAGGAAATGCAGGAAGTAGTGCGCCAGACACCAGACTCGAAAAAAGCCCGGGAAGCGCTTGTAAAGTTGATGCGACAAAATGATGCTAGTTTAGATACTACCACCGCTAAAAACCGCGCCGCCGAGTTGACTTCATTTCGGTACCGTTATTTCCTTGATTTCAACCCCGTCACTCGTCTTAGCGAAGTGAAGTGTCCTGTACTACTGCTTAACGGAACCGTTGATCAAAATGTAGCTGCCGATGCAAACTTGAGTGCTCTAGCTAAGGCCTTAGGTACCAACCGCGACGTGACTAGCAAGAAATTGCCAGGCGTAAATCACCAATTCCAGGGCGACCCTGCGGAGTGGGCCTTAGTAAATGGCCAACCGCGCGAAACCTTTTCAGCTGCTGCTTTGGAACTCATTCGAAGCTGGATAGCTGTCCGAGCCCAGGTGAAATAA
- a CDS encoding OmpA family protein produces MKKTLFSALALTAIFTSSCNDLKKPQEKDEPQEATTDTAVVYRKGASVADAAAGAANSVDAAWDMTKAKLADVKYEEIDLPEISVRGDDKYSVYGLEETVLFDTDKATIKPTATRALSEIGGSIGRRYGKSQVRVMGFADSRGDKNYNKELSAQRAEAVKNWLTSNASIGADRISIEPMGESAPVASNATPEGRQQNRRVEIAVIK; encoded by the coding sequence ATGAAAAAGACTCTTTTCTCGGCCTTAGCTCTGACAGCCATCTTCACCTCGTCTTGTAACGACCTAAAGAAGCCTCAAGAGAAAGATGAGCCCCAGGAAGCCACCACTGATACAGCAGTAGTATATCGTAAAGGAGCTTCTGTAGCTGATGCTGCCGCTGGTGCCGCCAATTCGGTAGATGCCGCTTGGGACATGACCAAAGCCAAATTAGCTGATGTGAAATACGAGGAAATCGATTTGCCTGAAATTTCGGTTCGTGGCGACGACAAGTACAGCGTATATGGCTTGGAAGAAACGGTTCTATTTGATACCGACAAGGCCACGATCAAGCCAACCGCTACGCGTGCCCTGTCTGAAATAGGAGGTTCAATTGGTCGTCGTTACGGTAAAAGCCAAGTTCGCGTTATGGGATTCGCTGACTCGCGCGGCGACAAAAATTACAATAAAGAGCTAAGCGCCCAGCGCGCAGAAGCTGTAAAAAACTGGCTTACTTCCAACGCCAGCATTGGCGCCGATCGTATCAGTATAGAACCAATGGGTGAGTCGGCTCCCGTCGCTAGTAATGCTACTCCCGAAGGACGTCAGCAAAACCGGCGTGTTGAAATTGCTGTCATTAAATAA
- a CDS encoding carboxypeptidase-like regulatory domain-containing protein translates to MLQRVLAFVTFLLLLPALGMAQENRLSGRIVDQKTKEPIPFASIGLKEEQTGALTNEYGFFQMAMPEKNAQDSLIVLALGYKRMAVLVKRGNANLADLIIEVPKRVVELANVTVKGGKVKDLSLGSKAAAPGEGMIQGMPGSQYAFFVKNDKNKKLGNVRSVSFYIGENGFPREPFRVRLYKADGNYNSPNTDILTENVVVSAPKGGDWYTIDLTPYNIEAPTEGFFVAMEWIVSGDKFYTTNFMDTYTPYGQIMRPTFEFKESRTWSYTMGKGWSLLTLASNGQRYNAMIKAEVDQIKD, encoded by the coding sequence ATGCTCCAACGCGTACTTGCTTTCGTCACCTTTCTTTTGCTGTTACCGGCGCTGGGCATGGCCCAGGAGAATCGTCTGTCCGGTCGCATTGTCGACCAAAAGACGAAAGAGCCCATCCCTTTTGCCTCTATTGGCTTGAAAGAGGAACAGACCGGTGCTCTTACCAATGAGTATGGCTTTTTCCAGATGGCAATGCCAGAGAAAAATGCTCAAGACTCACTTATTGTATTAGCCTTGGGCTACAAGCGCATGGCTGTACTCGTGAAACGTGGCAACGCTAACCTTGCCGACCTTATCATTGAAGTGCCAAAACGCGTTGTCGAATTGGCCAACGTAACAGTGAAAGGTGGCAAAGTTAAAGATTTGTCTCTTGGCTCGAAAGCTGCTGCACCGGGCGAAGGCATGATTCAAGGTATGCCAGGTAGCCAGTACGCCTTCTTCGTGAAGAACGATAAAAACAAGAAGCTCGGCAACGTGCGCTCAGTTTCGTTCTACATCGGGGAAAACGGCTTCCCCCGTGAGCCTTTCCGGGTGCGTCTCTACAAGGCTGATGGAAACTACAACTCGCCTAATACCGATATTCTCACTGAAAACGTGGTGGTTTCGGCTCCCAAAGGTGGCGACTGGTACACTATCGACTTAACACCCTACAACATTGAAGCGCCTACAGAAGGATTCTTTGTCGCTATGGAGTGGATTGTAAGCGGTGACAAGTTCTACACCACCAACTTTATGGACACTTATACGCCTTATGGTCAAATCATGCGTCCAACCTTCGAGTTCAAGGAAAGCCGGACTTGGAGCTACACTATGGGCAAAGGCTGGAGCCTGCTGACTCTCGCCAGCAATGGCCAGCGCTACAATGCCATGATCAAAGCAGAAGTAGACCAAATCAAGGACTAA
- a CDS encoding FeoA family protein, with protein MSARSASAQTVVAPRSVKDLRLGESGTICCLKDPEMALKLLEMGCIPGTLVRLNSRAPLGCPITLVVGEAADYTLSLRVSEAATILLKE; from the coding sequence GTGTCTGCTCGCTCCGCTTCCGCCCAAACTGTTGTTGCTCCTCGGAGTGTGAAAGATCTACGTTTAGGTGAGAGCGGCACAATCTGCTGCCTGAAGGACCCGGAAATGGCGCTCAAACTGTTGGAAATGGGATGTATTCCGGGCACACTGGTACGGCTTAACAGTCGGGCGCCTTTAGGCTGCCCTATTACACTAGTGGTAGGCGAGGCAGCCGATTACACCTTATCGCTGCGGGTGAGTGAAGCAGCTACTATCTTATTGAAGGAGTAA
- the feoB gene encoding ferrous iron transport protein B, producing MSSAGIRIAPAGAAASAATLEATGAASRSLTRIALIGNPNSGKTSLFNQLTGLNQKVGNFPGVTVDRKTGVSQLTPQHRAEIIDLPGTYSLYPKSLDEKVITDLLYDRASAQYPDFVVVTADASNLRRNLLLFTQLADLGLPLVLALNMMDVAAQHGINIDLEALQQELGVPIIPMNARKGIGVAALKIVMAQQLDAGTNRFYEPDESLLPMLRQIRYYFNLHNDYLALHYAHQFRHISFLSADDKAYIGELVAKYNFEPTPRQAQETIDRYSRINELLLDAVSVTRTEKAEPYSNRIDRVLTHRVWGYLIFLLILFLLFQAVFSWASYPMELIDQGVAWINGLIQSNFNGPLISLLTEGVLAGLGGVLIFIPQIALLFAFIAVLEETGYMARVTFMMDRIMRKFGLNGKSVVPLISGMACAVPAIMSARTIENRKDRMITIFVTPLMSCSARIPVYTVLIGLVVPDQPVLGVFNLRG from the coding sequence ATGAGTAGTGCCGGAATTCGTATCGCACCTGCTGGGGCGGCTGCTTCGGCCGCCACATTGGAAGCCACTGGTGCGGCGTCACGTAGCCTCACGCGAATAGCGCTGATTGGTAATCCTAATTCAGGCAAAACGTCGCTTTTCAATCAGCTCACGGGGCTCAACCAGAAAGTCGGCAATTTTCCCGGCGTGACGGTAGACCGTAAAACCGGCGTAAGCCAGCTTACGCCGCAGCACCGCGCGGAAATCATCGATTTGCCGGGCACATACTCGCTCTATCCTAAAAGTCTAGATGAGAAGGTAATAACTGATCTGCTCTACGATCGGGCTTCGGCGCAGTATCCGGACTTCGTGGTAGTGACGGCCGATGCCAGCAACTTGCGGCGTAATTTGCTGCTGTTTACACAGCTTGCTGACTTAGGTCTGCCTTTAGTGCTCGCGCTGAACATGATGGATGTGGCTGCTCAGCACGGTATTAATATCGATCTGGAAGCATTGCAGCAAGAGCTGGGCGTGCCCATTATTCCGATGAATGCCCGCAAAGGCATTGGGGTAGCGGCGCTCAAAATTGTGATGGCGCAACAACTCGATGCTGGCACCAACCGGTTTTATGAGCCTGATGAGTCGCTGCTGCCTATGCTGCGGCAGATTCGGTACTACTTCAACCTGCACAACGACTATCTGGCGCTGCATTACGCGCACCAGTTTCGCCACATCAGTTTCCTGAGTGCTGATGACAAGGCGTATATAGGGGAGCTTGTCGCTAAATATAACTTCGAGCCTACTCCTCGGCAAGCACAGGAAACCATTGACCGTTACAGTCGCATCAATGAATTGCTGCTGGATGCTGTGTCGGTGACGCGCACTGAAAAAGCCGAGCCGTATAGCAACCGCATCGACCGAGTGCTAACTCACCGTGTGTGGGGCTACTTGATTTTTCTGTTGATTTTGTTTTTGCTGTTTCAGGCGGTGTTTTCTTGGGCCAGTTATCCAATGGAACTCATTGACCAAGGTGTAGCCTGGATTAATGGCTTGATCCAATCGAATTTCAATGGGCCCCTTATCAGCCTACTGACAGAAGGAGTGCTGGCGGGCCTAGGCGGCGTGCTAATTTTCATTCCGCAGATTGCTTTGCTGTTTGCTTTCATCGCTGTGCTAGAAGAAACTGGCTATATGGCGCGAGTTACGTTCATGATGGACCGCATCATGCGTAAGTTCGGGTTGAATGGTAAGAGCGTTGTACCCCTAATTTCAGGTATGGCGTGCGCCGTGCCGGCCATCATGAGTGCCCGTACTATCGAGAACCGTAAGGACCGGATGATTACCATCTTCGTCACGCCGCTGATGAGCTGTTCAGCTCGAATTCCGGTATACACGGTACTTATCGGTTTGGTGGTGCCCGATCAGCCGGTGCTCGGCGTGTTTAATTTGCGGGGGTAG
- a CDS encoding nucleoside recognition domain-containing protein, which produces MGLYLLGFVSAVGSAWVLKLFMKTKERSYFIMEFPVYRWPRWKNVGLTIVEKVKAFVFQAGKVIVAISVILWVLASYGPGNALEQAEQRARTSATAQRMSEPETESHVASEKLESSYAGQFGHLIEPAIRPLGFDWKIGISLLTSFAAREVFVGTMSTIYSVGQDANELTVQQKLAAEKGPDGQPFFTPARAGSLLVFYVFAMQCMSTLATTYRETKGWAWPLLQLFYMTGLAYVASLLVYQLLK; this is translated from the coding sequence ATGGGTCTATACCTACTAGGTTTTGTATCGGCAGTTGGGTCGGCGTGGGTGCTGAAGCTGTTCATGAAGACCAAGGAGCGGAGTTACTTCATCATGGAGTTCCCGGTGTACCGCTGGCCGCGTTGGAAAAATGTGGGCTTGACTATCGTTGAAAAGGTGAAAGCCTTTGTCTTCCAGGCTGGCAAGGTTATCGTGGCCATTTCGGTGATACTGTGGGTACTGGCTTCTTATGGTCCCGGCAATGCTCTGGAGCAAGCTGAACAGCGGGCCCGTACAAGTGCCACCGCACAACGTATGAGCGAGCCAGAAACCGAGTCTCATGTTGCTTCCGAAAAGCTGGAATCTTCTTATGCGGGGCAGTTCGGCCACCTAATTGAGCCTGCTATTCGCCCACTCGGTTTCGACTGGAAGATCGGAATCTCGCTGCTGACTTCGTTTGCCGCACGCGAGGTGTTTGTGGGCACTATGTCAACCATTTATAGCGTGGGGCAGGATGCCAACGAGCTAACAGTACAGCAAAAGCTGGCCGCCGAAAAAGGGCCGGATGGGCAGCCGTTCTTCACCCCGGCTCGCGCGGGTTCTTTGCTAGTCTTCTACGTGTTTGCCATGCAGTGCATGAGCACTTTGGCCACTACTTACCGCGAGACCAAAGGCTGGGCCTGGCCGTTGCTCCAGCTTTTCTACATGACTGGATTGGCCTACGTGGCTTCGCTGTTGGTATATCAGCTATTGAAATAA
- a CDS encoding SAM-dependent methyltransferase — MKPGILYLIPTILADETAPQVLPPQIAAHVAALSYFLVENARTARRFIKSVAPAQVIEDLRISVIDKDSTEAQIQAALKLVLAGQDAGVISEAGCPGIADPGAELARAAHTLGIRVVPLVGPSSLLLALMASGMNGQSFTFHGYLPIDRSRRAAAIKQLEKLALAQHQTQLFIETPYRNMQLLEDLLSQLHSATRLCIAASLTAPNEYVRTNTIAGWKKAGLPEIHKQPAVFLVGR, encoded by the coding sequence TTGAAGCCCGGCATTCTCTATCTGATTCCTACCATTCTGGCCGACGAAACGGCTCCGCAGGTGCTGCCGCCACAGATTGCTGCGCATGTAGCTGCGTTGTCGTATTTCTTGGTGGAAAATGCCCGTACCGCTCGGCGTTTCATCAAAAGTGTAGCACCCGCCCAGGTAATTGAGGATCTGCGCATCAGCGTTATTGATAAAGACAGTACTGAAGCGCAAATACAGGCGGCTCTAAAGCTAGTACTAGCCGGACAGGATGCGGGAGTCATTTCGGAAGCTGGCTGCCCCGGCATTGCCGACCCTGGGGCCGAGTTAGCACGGGCAGCACATACGCTTGGTATTCGGGTGGTGCCGCTGGTGGGGCCGAGCAGCTTACTGCTGGCCCTTATGGCTTCGGGCATGAACGGGCAGAGTTTCACGTTTCATGGCTACTTGCCTATCGACCGAAGTCGGCGAGCGGCTGCAATCAAGCAGTTGGAAAAGCTAGCATTAGCCCAGCATCAAACCCAGCTTTTCATCGAGACACCTTACCGCAACATGCAGTTGCTGGAAGATTTGCTAAGCCAGTTGCACTCGGCTACTCGTTTGTGCATTGCTGCTAGCCTCACGGCTCCCAACGAATATGTGCGCACCAACACAATAGCCGGCTGGAAAAAAGCCGGGCTGCCTGAAATTCACAAGCAGCCTGCTGTATTCTTGGTAGGCCGATAG
- a CDS encoding alpha/beta fold hydrolase — protein MTPFLKPALFIRGGKSDYVTAEDKLYDIPALFPNSQVETIVDAGHWVHAEKPDEVFELVQAFAKS, from the coding sequence TTGACGCCTTTCTTAAAGCCAGCACTCTTTATTCGCGGTGGCAAGTCTGATTATGTTACCGCTGAAGACAAACTCTACGATATCCCGGCCTTGTTTCCCAACTCCCAAGTGGAAACCATAGTGGACGCTGGCCATTGGGTGCACGCCGAAAAGCCAGACGAGGTGTTTGAACTAGTGCAGGCATTTGCCAAAAGCTAG
- a CDS encoding alpha/beta fold hydrolase has protein sequence MYLHHREIGQGAPLVVLHGLFGTLDNWQTLARRWADAGLRVISVDLRNHGRSFHTPEHTYELMSDDVLALFDSLQLGDNATLLGHSMGGKVAMRFALDHPNRLARLVVVDIAPRFSDMAHQDEIVAGLNAVNLNVLESRQQADEALAVHIPNPEYGSFYSRIFTVRKTILLLGDRI, from the coding sequence ATGTACCTCCATCACCGCGAAATAGGCCAAGGCGCTCCCCTAGTAGTTCTGCATGGCCTCTTCGGCACCCTCGACAACTGGCAAACCTTAGCCCGCCGTTGGGCCGACGCAGGGCTTCGTGTTATAAGCGTTGATTTGCGCAATCATGGCCGCTCTTTTCACACGCCCGAGCATACGTATGAATTGATGAGCGACGACGTGCTGGCCTTATTCGACAGCCTACAACTAGGGGACAACGCTACGTTGCTCGGCCATAGCATGGGCGGCAAGGTAGCCATGCGTTTCGCCCTCGACCACCCCAACCGATTGGCTCGCCTAGTAGTAGTAGACATTGCCCCCCGGTTTTCCGACATGGCGCACCAAGACGAAATAGTTGCGGGCTTGAATGCCGTGAACCTCAACGTTCTCGAAAGCCGGCAACAGGCCGATGAGGCACTGGCTGTTCATATCCCCAACCCGGAGTACGGCAGTTTTTACTCAAGAATCTTTACCGTCAGGAAGACAATTCTTTTGCTTGGCGACAGAATCTGA
- the selD gene encoding selenide, water dikinase SelD, which produces MTTETTDQIRLTQYSHGAGCGCKIAPKVLDQILHTSIPQPHDDKLLVGNSSRDDAAVYDIGGGQAIISTTDFFMPIVDDAYDFGRIASANAISDVYAMGGRPVMAIAVLGWPIDKLAPEVARRVIEGSRSICQEAGIPLAGGHSIDSPEPIFGLAVTGMLAIENLKQNDTATAGCELYLTKPLGVGMLTTAQKRGILRPEDEAIAPRSMMQLNKIGADLGKLAAVRAMTDVTGFGLLGHLSEVCEGSNLTAEVEFSAVPLIPEAESYRAQKAIPGGTVRNWDSYGHKIGTITDEQRAWLCDPQTSGGLLVCVEPTGREEVQAVFKQHGLALEPFGVLRAHQPDEAWIQVR; this is translated from the coding sequence ATGACCACCGAGACCACCGACCAGATTCGCCTTACGCAATACAGCCACGGGGCCGGCTGCGGCTGCAAAATTGCGCCCAAGGTGCTCGACCAGATTCTGCACACCAGCATTCCGCAACCCCACGACGACAAGCTCTTGGTTGGCAACTCTTCCCGCGACGATGCCGCCGTGTACGATATCGGGGGCGGCCAGGCCATCATCAGCACCACCGACTTCTTCATGCCCATTGTCGATGATGCGTATGATTTTGGGCGCATTGCCTCGGCCAATGCTATTTCTGATGTGTATGCCATGGGTGGCCGACCGGTTATGGCCATTGCTGTGCTGGGTTGGCCTATCGACAAGTTGGCTCCCGAAGTGGCGCGCCGTGTAATTGAGGGCAGCCGCAGCATCTGCCAGGAAGCCGGCATTCCGCTGGCCGGTGGCCACAGCATCGATTCGCCGGAGCCCATTTTTGGACTGGCTGTAACGGGGATGTTGGCCATTGAAAACCTTAAGCAAAACGACACGGCCACTGCTGGCTGCGAATTATACCTCACCAAGCCGCTAGGTGTTGGCATGCTGACTACGGCCCAAAAGCGTGGCATCCTGCGGCCCGAAGACGAAGCCATTGCCCCGCGCAGCATGATGCAACTCAACAAAATAGGCGCCGACTTAGGCAAGCTAGCCGCCGTACGCGCTATGACCGACGTGACTGGGTTCGGCTTACTCGGGCACCTTTCGGAAGTTTGCGAAGGCAGCAACCTCACGGCCGAAGTGGAATTTAGCGCCGTCCCGCTTATTCCCGAAGCTGAATCGTACCGAGCGCAAAAGGCCATTCCGGGTGGCACAGTACGCAACTGGGATTCCTACGGCCACAAGATTGGCACGATCACCGACGAGCAGCGGGCGTGGCTTTGTGATCCGCAAACTTCGGGTGGTTTACTCGTGTGCGTCGAGCCAACTGGCCGAGAAGAAGTACAGGCCGTTTTCAAGCAGCACGGGTTGGCATTGGAGCCGTTTGGCGTGCTACGTGCCCATCAGCCCGACGAAGCCTGGATTCAGGTGCGGTAG
- a CDS encoding VOC family protein, whose amino-acid sequence MVPKLRVARPTDNLPELLRFYRDGLGLVELASFTAHNGFDGVMLGHPQAPYHLEFTHQPGHHVGRAPTSDHLLVFYLPNLPDWQAATQRMEAAGFKPVPAYNPYWDQHGTTFEDPDGYRVVLQHAAWKL is encoded by the coding sequence GTGGTACCTAAGCTGCGCGTTGCCCGCCCTACCGACAATTTACCGGAGCTACTGCGCTTCTACCGCGACGGACTAGGATTGGTAGAACTAGCTTCGTTCACCGCGCACAACGGGTTTGATGGGGTGATGCTCGGCCACCCACAGGCACCTTATCACCTGGAATTCACGCACCAACCCGGCCACCACGTAGGTCGGGCGCCAACTTCCGACCATCTGCTGGTGTTCTACTTACCCAACCTGCCCGACTGGCAGGCGGCTACCCAACGTATGGAAGCCGCAGGTTTCAAGCCAGTACCGGCGTATAATCCGTATTGGGACCAACACGGTACCACATTCGAGGATCCCGATGGGTACCGTGTTGTGTTGCAGCACGCGGCTTGGAAGCTGTAG